gtTGTTTTTGATATTGTGATCCTACCATTGTGattgagaaattttttatttttttggttatctCATTTGAAGTGTAATCTTTTGCTGTGATATTCTGGATTAGTTAGTAAGCaagatgtgtttttttttaggaatttggATTGCtgcaataattaataataagcttGGAGTTAATTATTGGTTTTATAATTCCGAGATAATGAGTTTCTTGgcttcatttttcttgtttttcttgtttttttagttttgagagCCTGAGGTGTTAATTGGAAAGGAAGGGGCATTGGGAGTTCTTGATGATAAATGTGTTTTTAGCCACAATGTAATCTCTTTATAGGAAACATGATATTCAGTTTGCTCTTGGTTGAATTCGATGCTATTGGCCTTGGCCAACTTATTAGCTTATCAATGGGTACCAATTGTTCCATAGGAGGTATTAACTATTCAAATCTTTTTTTGGGGCACATAGAATGTGATTCCtgaaaattgtttatttataatttgttttttaacttGTATCCTATTTCAAAACATTTTAGTTGCTATTTTATCAACTTGGTAATGGACGCTGACTTGATATTGTTTGAGGGATCTTATATAGAAAGGTTTAGGTGGTTGATTACACTAGCAAAGTGCTAAGAATTGTGGGTTTCATTAAGAAGCTATTAGCTAGAAGCTAGAGTTGCAAATTGTTACTGAGGATGATAATGAGCTAGATTTTGTTGGTTTAGTCATCTAGTGTTTTTATGTTGTTTCTGTATCATATTCGGAAATGTGAAGTGTTGGGTCACTCAACTGTTAGAGTTCCTATCCTTTCCTTGCTTGTATGGTAACTCACTTTTCAATAATGCTGACTGAATGTAGGTTGAGACTACATCTATGGAATAGAGTTGGTAATTGGTGGAGATGGAAACAATTTTCCAATAGGTTATATCTTcgagaaaaaaagatgaaaaatattcTTTCAGTGAAGTATTGTACTGTAGCACAAATATTGAGACATTCCATCCTTTATTACATCCATCTACTCAGCTGTTTTGACTCCATTCTActccattttttttcctctctagATGGCATTGTCTGGTCCCCAAAATTCAGGCATCCCTTATATAGGATCAGATCATAAATTAGCTCTTGCTCTCTACTAATAGTAGTCAATCATCGCCCACAAGTACTCCTTCTGATACAACATATTGTAATCATATCATTTAACGTGTGATTATTCTCTACGGTATTACCTTCTCACGgcgacttttttttttatgtctaaaGATGCATTTCTTCAGTCTTTTATGCAGCCATTTTTTGTGTTATTGTGATGCTTGTTATTACAATGTAGTCTTCTTACTCCAATTCTTGAGAAGAGGATCTAATAGTTACCTTAGCAGTTACTATATATTGTAGACTGTGTCATCTATTTGGGTTGGTATCATAAAAATTTTGTGTGTTTTAATTTGCTCTggagattttgtttttgttttttcaactaaactaattttaattaaatatcatattttaaattaaaattatgattttgtgacGGTATGATTTAAGAAACCTGggttgaggttttttttttaaatgaaaaaaattggaagcaaaataaaaattttgatttttgatgtaGTGTTGGGGAGCTATGGAATTTATTGTAGGGCTGAATGATAATTGGGAATAAAAATGGTTAATGTGATAATAAAAACACTTGCTtagaaatgataaaaaaaatattttagattttaattaagTTGGGACCAAAACAAtttgatttgttaattatattattaacagcgaatatataattatattattttaatattttaattcacattgttaattactatatatatatatatatatgcatatataactatattaatatttaataatctaaaccaggatttttttttaaggctaCAAAATAAGCCAATATGACTTAGCAATTAGTTTGAATAAGCACACCAAACATGGATGCTGTAAAAAATGTTCTAGCAAGTAATTAAAAATCATAGAGTAAGAAAATACTGACAAAACTATCTCCATTGACTATTATACAATGAATTTTCTGCTGCTTCTATGCCATCATGCTACTAATGTTGCTTCCTTGCAAATGTAATTGTTGTCATTGCATTAACTTTTCTCAATTAGCAGGTCCATAAGATTCTAAACTTGATCAAGGATGAATTTGTGAATCTGTGAAACAAATCAGGGACCCCTTTGAAGGTAATGTATATATTATCTTTCAATGGTGTTCAGTTTTCATTCCTATCCCTCTATCCCCTTCCTATTACCCCCATTCCCATTCCTCTCTTCATTACCctcccattcctattccgtcATCCAAATGCACCCTTAGATTAAATAAGCACACCGGACATGAAGCAGCAAatactttctttttattatatatatcatcactGAATAGATAAAGGAATGTtgtgaattttttcttttgttggatttattttttccccttattaattttctactttattgttaatttatttttcttaatgcttACTACATCTattatgattaattaagttTTGAAATCATGTTATTTACTAGTATGACAACATGAActttatacaataaaaataatgtcaaGTTTCgatattgaaatttattttttattgattatggcatacaaattataaatcaaCAGAGCAATTATTACTAAGAAAGGTCAATTGTGTTGGCGGCATGGATAAAGCATGGATGTCTAAGTCAAGGTAATTattatattcaataaaataaaacttcattattttttttatataccatATTTAGAAAGCATTACATTATTATATGTTGTAGGCTGAGTGTTGAATATGAACAAGGAGTTAGGGAATTCTTGGAATTTGCATTTTCCAATACACTATCAAATCAAATATTGTGTCCATGCCGAATATGTGTCAATAGTGTTCTTTTGACCAAGGATGAGGTGTACGAACATCTTATTATTAATGGTATCCTGCAGTTATACAAAAATTGGTATGAACATGGTGAAcaaccatcatcttcttcaaatccAAATATTGCACATCATGATGATTTGTCAAGCCATGTCAATGTGCATGAAATGTTGCAAGATACATTTGGTATATCAAATGTTGACATGGGAGATGAAACATCTCCTACTTCATCTCCAGGAGGGCCGAATAATGAAGCTAGTCAATTTTTTAAACTTCTTAAAGATGCAAACAAAGAGTTGTACCCAGGATGTTCTAAATTCACAAAACTCACATTTATTGTTCGGCTTTATCATATAAAGTGCTTATCGGGATGGAGTAATAAATTCCTCACCTTATCAACGATAAGTTATATGTGTTGTTTTTGTCTATTGACTGTTTACTTTACTGAACAGGAATCAAAGTGGAAAGGATCCTGAGGCAATTGGCCAATCTCATTTGGAATTCAGGACTGATTTGATGCTTGGTTCTTTAGTTTATCTTTTGTGTTAGTGTTATCTCTCAAGGATCTTCGTTAGATATCACACTACTAAACCCTAGCTTGTTAGGATGAATGGATAGAAGTACGATGTAATTACTATTTGCAAGCATGTGAGGAGTGAAACATTGCATGTTCtgcttgttttctatttttttttccctaactGATTTGTTGATTTTCAAGTTTTGGGTTCATGagaaaaattagcaaaataagttaaaattggttgattggattttcaTTTCTGAACTTAGATGATGTCTTATATTGGATTTAAGAAAGATGTTATCAAGTTTTGAATCGATAAGGAATTGATGTGGTTGCAGAAGTAaaacacttgttttttttttttaaactccaaGTATGTTCACATCACTgggattagttttttaattctttgtcTCTATGTTTTGTTTCAGCTCATGTGAGCTATCTATTTGGTGTGTGTTTGTTGATTGCTTGCTGCTCTGTGATTTGAGAATACAATGGGTCCTCAtgtattcataagtttaaatgAGCTCTCCTCCTTGTCCTCCACCACCCGATCCATCCCTGCTAATGTCTCCTCCGTTCCGATCACCCGGAGAACTCCTCGCATCGGCATCCAGGCTTGTTCTTCTCCTTCAACAGCAATTGCCGAGCCTGAAGGTCTCAAGGTTTGTGCAGCTGTGCTTACTCTCTGGACTGAGGATTTTGGGTTTTTTGTTTctgggttttgaaattttttagggTTTGGTAGATCACTTCGATACCTACTACTCCGGTGGAGGGGCAGAAGACTGGGACGAGTGGGTTGCGAAAGAAGGTGAAGGTTTTCAGGGAAGGGAATTACTTGGAGAACTGGATTCAGGCGGTTTTTAATTCTCTTTCTTATGAGGATTACAAGAATGGTGTTCTCGTATTGAGTGGTGATGGCTGGTACTTTAATCGGGAGGCTGTGCAGGTGTTGctgattatttggtttttctgTGACGTATTTTTTGTTGGTATTGAATCCTTGTTGAGCTGAGTTTGTGTTTTCttacttgtttgtttgttgtctTTTGGTTCTTTGCTTTAGATCATTATAAAGATTGATGTTGGGAATGGTGCTGGAAAAGTCCTTGTGGGAAGATGAGCAAGTTGATGATTTTAGAAAGTTTCTAATTTGAAATTCTTGAGAATGTGCTTGTTGTATGATATTAAGTTTTCTCGTTGTTTTTTTACTATGAATAATATGTATCTTCAAAAATATAAGTTGTGTCTATCATAAGAAAAGACTGGAATTTGAATGtctgaaaatattaaataagcaAAACTGGGGGAGATATATGCTATGTTTCTGAACAGTTTGATCTGATTTTTGGCTGTCTTCTTTAAATCGGGGAAATGAAATGGTAGATGGCcaaattttctcattttgatgATAAGTCACCACAGTTTTATGtgcaaaaagattaaaaaaaataggtaaAGATCTTGaagcatttatttaaataataagcaCATATTTTAACTGAAAGGACTTTGGTCTATGTTTGTTTAGTATTTGTCTTGCACCAACGCAATTAGGTTGCAATGCTTGAAGAGGGTTGAAGTATTTAGATTTATCATTTGTGAGTTTCTGATTCACAGTGTAGgcttctttttaaatatttatgctaTAGCTTGgaatataactttttatattttttcaatgattGTTTTTGTGACTAATTTTGAAGATGAGAGATTTTcagttttttcttctctttgagAGTACCTTTTGATGGTAACAAGAAGGAAGATTTAGTATTAGACTATCAAGCAAGTAAAACAGTTCATTGACAGGTTTGGCTTCATGAAGACATATTTGTACAGTAATTATCAAGTTACTGCATATGTGACAATGTGCTATTTACTGATATTTGATGTCAAGCATAATATTTCTAAAGCTAAAAATATTCCTATAGTTTGTTTTGCATTATATTTGACAATGGATGCCCCTTTGGTGTTTAACGTTTTGCCTAAATTTGAATCCCAAACCTCACTAGAGTGCTACAATGACAAGGATGGCATAATGTCAACTCCTGCTATTTCTGTTGTAATCTGTAAACGGAAGGCATGTGTATTTATTCTCCTTTTTCCGTTGATTTATTTTAGAGCTATTCTTGTTATTTAATTTCATACATATTTTGGTAGGCTAATGGTGGCTTCATTATGAGTGCAAGTCATAATCCTGGTGGGACAGAATATGATTGGGCTATTAAGGTAAATTGTTACTGATTTGACTCCACtttttctatctttgtttgATGATCATAGTTTTACTGACAGTCAAGTAATAAACATCGACTGTGTTGtgtgttccttttttttctcttttatcctAAACTATCTGTTGGCATGAGAGGTATGAATGGAAAGGAAGGGATGGACGAAGGATAAGTAACTACTATTTTCCTTTAGTGCCtttttcaattgattttctTCCAGTCCAAATTCCCTTATTTGACTGATTTGGCTCCCTATAATATTTATTGTCACCGCCATCCAATTTTTATATCCCTCAAAAACCTTGAAGGCTCTAATAGTGTTCACTTTCAGTTTAATTACAGCAGCAGACAACCTGCACCTGAGTCGATCACAGacaaaatttttggaaacaCACTTTTTGTATGCTCCTCGtactttcatttttataaaattaaagttctCAAGAACCATTTCATTTCATTGCTTATGCtgcaatttaaaaaatcaagaaactaCAAAAACAACTTCTGACTAGTTAGAGAGCTCATTGAACCATGCGTAGCAACATGATCTTCTTCATAAACTCAGAAAATTGAATCCATAAGTTTTCTTGCAACATCATAATCCATTTTAGAAAAATTCTGAAAGTGGAGCACATCTTGTATCATTAGCATGTATACCTTTGTCATGTTTACTTATTGGTACCttaacttttattatatttctggACTGATACAACTGTCTTAACTCTTACTAAATTTGGTTGAGTGCATGCAGGCTTTTGAAGTAAACTATATTGTTtagtgtatgtgtatatatatatattgaaggcTTTTTAGTGTTTTTCTATCCAAATTTCCCAGaactacatttttttaaagttctGTTTTCTAGCCTTAACACTGTTAtgtctctttctcttattaattTCTCATGTTGTGCTTCTACTGTAGTTCAAGCTCAGCACCAACCAAATATGCTTCTACTGTTGTTCAAGCTCAACACCAACCAAATGTGCTTCTAATATTGTTCAAGCTCAGCAGAGGATGTCAATcttataagaaatttttaaattggcTTATAAAACTCAGAGTAGGAGATTCTTGAAGACCTCCTGTGGTAAAAATAGGCAAGTCCAGGCAGTATGTGTTGAACTAACTCAGTTGTAGTTTATACTATATTCATAGTCTAAACTGttattgcatgtttttcatgtgcCTATGATGTTGTCATTCACTTGGAGCCATTGCCTAGAGTAACATGGCATTCTCTTTTGGTAGTATGGTATAATATGGtagatatttattttagtttatattatCTTCTTTTTGCTTATAAGATGTTGCACTCCTCTTTTTATCACTTGGAGCCTTAAATTTTCCATCAAATAGCTTCTTCCGTGATGGTTAGTGCAACTAGAACTCAGAGATAACTAGATAAGAGTGTTTTCTATATATTAGCCACTAATGCATCGGTTATCTACTTACatagtaataaatttatttgttttttcccGTTTAACCTATTAACAGGTTTGGTAATGGACCATCTTTATGTGGAACATCAAATAGGAAAGCAGAGGAGGAGAAAAGAATGGCTCAAACAGAGAGGTTTGGGTTTTATGCTGCTTTATTACAATGATTaattgtgtttgatgaagcacCTTGAGGTGTGTTCTTTAGATCTTATTTGACAAGCTCTGAGGCCTTTCTTTATGTTGTGTGTCAGGTTTGGGCTTGTTGCCCAAACAGTGCCCCAGgaagaagcaaagaagaaggCTTGGCTGGACAAATTTGCACCAAACAAGAAACCAAATACtatagaagaagagaaaagaaaggcaACAGCAGTAAAGTTagtgtttaatttttatcactGGCTCTCACTCATGTATATATTATCATCCAAACAAGTAGTTTGTCCTATCATGTTTTACGGTTCTAAATCATAAATGCAGGTTCTCACAAACATCAACTGCCTCATCAGTAACCAATGGACAAGCAAATCCTGAGATGGTTAGGTTATCTCTATCATCATGATTTATGAGGCAACATTGGAGAACAATAATGTATTGTTTGTTTTAACCTTTTGACTTGtctaattttctattattataaaaactGCGGACAACTATAGATCAGATCAAAGGAGGAACTTGAATGAAGATTCATTCTAATGCATCTCCAGGTCATTCATTTGTTTAATACCATCAAACtatctcatctttgttttctctggatctaaaatttttatctcaatatgtttcttattttatttatttatttattttgtacagATGCAGAGCAAACATGTATCATCTAATTTTGTAAAGTCTTGAAAGTTGTTTGCGTTTTTTGCAAATATGAGTCTGCAGCATATGGAAAGTTGAAACATTATCATCTCATGGAATTAAAGAAACATCACATAAAGTGATATGTTCTTTGTTTAACATGCACAATAGAGAGGTTCAAATTTGTATgatcatacataaaaaaaacttattatctGTTTATAAATCCCAGATCTGGTTTTGTAGTGGTCCATTTAATGTTGGTTTTTGGTAGGACCTCAAGGCTGTGGTGCTACTATTTAAATGCTTTGCAGAGGCTATCTGTTGCACTATTTGAGAATTGACATTGATACTACTATTTTTATGGtgtgaaattaataaattaaatattaatgttgtcttttataatttctcatatatatatatatatgagaaattaGCTTGTTtatattagaaacagatttgATTAGCTATTAAAATATCTACTCAATTTACAAGGCTTATAGCTGCAAATAAAATCTGTCATTATAAGATACTAAAGAAATCTATAAGACATATAGAGGCAGAAATATTTTGTCACTATAGGgataacaaacaaatatataggTTTTATAGCGGCAAAAATGTTCTGTCACTATAGAATTTATAGCAGCAAAAATTTTCTACCGCTATAGATTATTGTGTAGTTATAACCTTAATAGATGAGATAGCGGCAAATGTGTACATTTATTGCAAAAAACATATAGCGACCGAGGTTTTAGTGGTTAATTGGCTATTTTCCGCTATAATAATATTGAGACTAAAATGGAATTTATAGCGGCAGATTTTTCTGCCGCTATAAGTCCTTATTCTTGTAGTGGGCCTCAATAATAGTATAATACCGTGTGACAAATAATGCCAACTCCCAACACTAACAGAACTTGTTTTTGTTAATAACATGTATTAAAAATCTTGTTGTGTTGTCACCTTCCAAATTGGCTGTAGAAAACCATCTTGCAACTTCATTCGGTCTCTAATCTCAACAAACATTATGTTTGTATGCTCAAACTATTGTGATATAGTTTGGAACAAGAATAAATCATTCTTCCTTCCCTCTTCAATTCCATCCTTCTCAGAGATGATTAACTTGCAAGAGAATATTAGTAATAACCTCAAAATACTCCCTCACATGTTTTTATCAATTAATGTtacttaattttctttaaattgttGGCTTTTCTTTAGTAAATTGCTTGCACACTATTGCCTTTAACCCACTTATTTGTCGTTTTTGACTCTTTATCAACAAACTAAATCAAGAAATAAACTTATAGTATTCAATCAATGTCAAATCTTGACATAGgcaaaaataagtaaaagaaagaataaataaaatcaaaagaatacaaataattGAAATGGAATATGGAGTCTAATTAGGTATATATTTGGAATAAAGATactaaattccaaaaaaattgagaatattTTAGGTAgttattcaaaaatgaaatttattcaATACAAAttaagaaagtataaagtgGAAATATTTTTTCCTAACAAAAGTAGAATGAAATAAAACCTTAACTAAGatagattaatttttattttatttttccttttttttctttttatgcctTAAAAAAGTAATCCAAACTAGAAGAAACGGGGAAAAACAATTGCAATCCAAAGATATTGCATAAAAAATTAGATAGAAAATGATACATGAATCActatagaaaacaaaattaaagaaataaaaataaaaaaataaacatttaatctaattttagAACCAAAGCTCAGATGCCAAATTGATATGAACCCCAAGAATAAAACCTTGAAACCAAACAGAATTGTTTGTAATCAAATCCCAAGAaagctaaaattaaaaatttagaggAATCTT
The DNA window shown above is from Dioscorea cayenensis subsp. rotundata cultivar TDr96_F1 chromosome 12, TDr96_F1_v2_PseudoChromosome.rev07_lg8_w22 25.fasta, whole genome shotgun sequence and carries:
- the LOC120273157 gene encoding uncharacterized protein LOC120273157, which produces MDKAWMSKSRLSVEYEQGVREFLEFAFSNTLSNQILCPCRICVNSVLLTKDEVYEHLIINGILQLYKNWYEHGEQPSSSSNPNIAHHDDLSSHVNVHEMLQDTFGISNVDMGDETSPTSSPGGPNNEASQFFKLLKDANKELYPGCSKFTKLTFIVRLYHIKNQSGKDPEAIGQSHLEFRTDLMLGSLVYLLC